A single Acidobacteriota bacterium DNA region contains:
- a CDS encoding TlpA disulfide reductase family protein, whose protein sequence is MNTKRLAPAILWALIPMAAAIAVLPPALADEAVPVEHLLEPDTVHPATADQFRAVLEHHLGKVVVVNYWATWCIPCLQELPELDLLQERYADRGLVVVAVSMDDPEKLEDRVRPFFAKRAPGLVSYLASAGESDSVEFVTSFDPEWPGALPTTMFFDRGGELTNVHLGRMLYAEFEEAVLELLEAGGGS, encoded by the coding sequence TTGAACACGAAGCGACTCGCACCGGCAATCCTGTGGGCACTGATTCCGATGGCGGCAGCGATCGCCGTCCTGCCGCCCGCTCTCGCGGACGAAGCGGTGCCGGTGGAGCACCTGCTCGAGCCGGACACGGTCCATCCGGCGACCGCTGACCAGTTCCGCGCCGTGCTGGAGCATCACCTCGGCAAGGTCGTCGTGGTCAACTACTGGGCCACGTGGTGCATCCCCTGCCTCCAGGAGCTGCCTGAGCTCGATCTTCTGCAGGAGCGCTACGCCGACCGCGGCCTCGTCGTGGTCGCCGTCTCGATGGACGATCCCGAGAAGCTCGAGGACCGGGTGCGGCCGTTCTTCGCCAAACGGGCGCCGGGGCTGGTTTCCTATCTGGCCAGCGCCGGGGAGAGCGACTCGGTGGAGTTCGTGACCTCGTTCGATCCAGAGTGGCCCGGTGCGCTACCGACGACCATGTTCTTCGACCGTGGCGGCGAACTGACCAACGTTCACCTCGGACGGATGCTCTACGCGGAGTTCGAGGAGGCTGTTCTCGAACTGCTTGAAGCCGGCGGGGGATCCTGA
- the mvaD gene encoding diphosphomevalonate decarboxylase codes for MNSALEPAHEPGPVTAEAPSNIAFIKYWGARDPEGPVPFNRSLSMTLDACRSICSASPLADGRDDEIVWLEEPGSGRSGAAGEAPPAFVERTRRHLDRLREWSRQTAAPYTGGLRIATGNTFPAAAGIASSASGFTALTLAVTAAMGFDLPPRTLSALSRSSGSGSAARSAYGGYVEWPDGDDNRAVQVLDEDAWQLCDVVAVVETGAKKVSSRDGHQLAVSSPYFAPRLDALEERLEQVRVALRERDFESLGPAVEEEGIDLHLIAMSSRPPVYYWTPGTIEVLAAVRDLRADGVAAYATMDAGANVHVICQPVDESRVAERLVALGSVERVLRDRTGGPPVWRGGAEL; via the coding sequence ATGAACTCCGCGTTGGAACCGGCCCATGAGCCTGGGCCCGTGACCGCCGAGGCGCCTTCGAACATCGCCTTCATCAAGTACTGGGGCGCCCGCGATCCCGAGGGGCCGGTTCCCTTCAACCGCTCGCTGTCGATGACCCTGGATGCCTGCCGGTCGATCTGCTCGGCGTCTCCCCTGGCCGACGGACGGGACGACGAGATCGTCTGGCTCGAGGAACCGGGCTCCGGCCGTTCAGGAGCCGCCGGGGAAGCGCCGCCGGCCTTCGTCGAGCGCACACGGCGGCACCTGGACCGGCTGCGCGAGTGGTCGCGGCAGACGGCGGCGCCGTACACGGGCGGGCTGCGGATCGCCACGGGCAACACCTTCCCGGCGGCGGCCGGGATCGCCTCTTCCGCTTCGGGCTTCACCGCCCTGACCCTCGCCGTGACGGCCGCCATGGGCTTCGATCTGCCGCCGCGGACCCTGTCCGCCCTGTCGCGGAGCAGCGGCTCGGGTTCGGCCGCCCGTTCGGCCTACGGCGGCTACGTGGAGTGGCCCGACGGGGACGACAACAGGGCGGTTCAGGTCCTGGACGAGGACGCCTGGCAGCTCTGCGACGTGGTCGCCGTCGTCGAGACCGGAGCCAAGAAGGTGTCTTCACGCGACGGGCACCAGCTCGCGGTCAGCAGTCCGTACTTCGCGCCGCGTCTGGACGCGCTCGAGGAGCGCCTCGAACAGGTGCGCGTCGCGCTAAGAGAGCGCGACTTCGAGTCCCTGGGACCGGCGGTCGAGGAAGAGGGGATCGACCTCCACCTGATCGCGATGTCGTCCAGACCTCCTGTGTACTACTGGACGCCGGGCACGATCGAGGTGCTGGCCGCGGTCCGCGATCTGCGCGCGGACGGCGTCGCCGCCTACGCCACGATGGATGCCGGCGCGAACGTCCACGTGATCTGCCAGCCGGTAGACGAATCGCGGGTGGCGGAACGGCTCGTGGCTCTCGGCAGCGTCGAGCGGGTGCTGCGCGACCGGACCGGAGGCCCGCCCGTGTGGCGTGGCGGAGCTGAGCTTTGA
- the nudC gene encoding NAD(+) diphosphatase: MRSHNALAEPAVDRRSERRADAEWLARRLADPASQLTAVWRERSFVFDAHAGDQGPVPGTVAAVEAAGLVEQAEDVVFLGEAEGVAYFSIDLSDREDPLAGPLRGAGRFVELRQVGAAMSGRGGNLLAYARAMATWHRRHRFCGQCGAATESRNAGHLRVCTACGIEHFPRTDPAVIMLVHTGPAAEDGSCLLGRQASWPPGMFSALAGFVEPGESLESAVAREVREETGIAVDAVRYHSSQPWPFPTSIMLGFYATSPGGDVRVDTEELEQAVWATRAELEYALRAREVRLPPPFSIARRLIDNWLRSER; the protein is encoded by the coding sequence ATGAGATCCCACAACGCACTGGCCGAACCGGCGGTCGACCGGCGTTCGGAGCGGCGCGCCGACGCCGAGTGGCTGGCGCGCCGCCTCGCCGACCCCGCCAGCCAGTTGACGGCGGTGTGGCGTGAGCGAAGCTTCGTGTTCGATGCGCACGCCGGGGACCAGGGTCCGGTTCCGGGCACGGTGGCAGCCGTCGAGGCGGCCGGGCTGGTCGAGCAGGCGGAGGACGTCGTCTTCCTGGGCGAAGCGGAGGGGGTCGCCTACTTCTCGATCGACCTCTCCGACCGGGAGGATCCGCTCGCCGGACCGCTCAGGGGCGCCGGCCGTTTCGTCGAGCTGCGCCAGGTCGGCGCCGCGATGAGCGGCCGCGGCGGCAACCTGCTTGCCTACGCCCGCGCCATGGCTACATGGCATCGCCGGCACCGCTTCTGCGGCCAGTGCGGCGCGGCGACCGAGAGCCGCAACGCCGGCCACCTGCGGGTGTGCACGGCGTGCGGCATCGAGCACTTTCCCCGGACCGACCCGGCCGTCATCATGCTTGTCCACACGGGCCCTGCAGCGGAAGACGGATCCTGTCTGCTCGGCCGCCAGGCCTCCTGGCCGCCGGGCATGTTCTCGGCCCTCGCCGGCTTCGTCGAACCCGGCGAGAGCCTGGAGAGCGCGGTTGCCCGCGAGGTCCGGGAGGAAACCGGCATCGCGGTGGATGCTGTCCGCTATCACTCCTCCCAGCCCTGGCCGTTCCCGACGTCGATCATGCTCGGCTTCTATGCGACGTCGCCCGGCGGCGACGTGCGGGTGGACACGGAAGAGCTGGAGCAGGCGGTGTGGGCGACCCGCGCCGAACTGGAGTACGCGCTCCGCGCCCGCGAGGTGCGGCTACCGCCGCCGTTCTCTATCGCCCGCCGTCTGATCGACAACTGGCTGCGCAGCGAGCGCTGA
- the moaA gene encoding GTP 3',8-cyclase MoaA, which yields MPLDSTNGGASALPVIDRLGRPVRDLRISVIDRCNFRCTFCMPADREYKFLPRQQLMTFEEIERLVRLFVQLGVRKLRLTGGEPLLRRDIEELVRILAAVPGVEDLALTTNGALLGAKAQALADAGLDRVTVSVESLHDDVFGRVTGLGHGVREVLEGIDAAADAGLGPIKINTVVMKGTNEDEVADIASYFKERGHIVRFIEFMDVGTVNDWSLDQVVTASGIADRIAERWAFEPVDRAQPSDVAERFRYLDDGVEFGVIPSISRPFCGDCARARLSSDGRLYTCLFADTGPSLRDRLRAGATDEELLAFLAQHWRQREDRYSEVRAERLRAGLQPIAERVEMFRIGG from the coding sequence ATGCCTCTCGACTCCACGAACGGCGGCGCCTCGGCTCTGCCGGTCATCGACCGCCTCGGCCGGCCGGTGCGCGACCTGCGCATCTCGGTCATCGACCGCTGCAACTTCCGCTGCACCTTCTGCATGCCGGCGGACCGGGAGTACAAGTTCCTGCCCAGGCAGCAGCTGATGACCTTCGAGGAGATCGAGCGCCTGGTGCGGCTGTTCGTGCAACTCGGCGTCCGCAAACTGCGGCTGACCGGCGGCGAGCCCCTGCTGCGGCGGGACATCGAGGAACTGGTCCGGATTCTGGCCGCCGTGCCGGGAGTCGAGGATCTGGCGTTGACGACGAACGGCGCCCTGCTCGGCGCCAAGGCGCAGGCGCTGGCCGACGCCGGCCTCGACCGGGTGACCGTCAGCGTCGAGTCCCTGCACGACGACGTCTTCGGCCGGGTCACCGGCCTCGGCCACGGCGTCCGCGAGGTGCTGGAAGGGATCGACGCCGCTGCCGACGCTGGTCTTGGGCCGATCAAGATCAACACCGTCGTCATGAAGGGCACGAACGAGGACGAAGTCGCCGACATCGCGAGCTACTTCAAGGAGCGGGGCCACATCGTCCGCTTCATCGAGTTCATGGACGTCGGCACCGTGAACGACTGGAGCCTCGACCAGGTCGTGACCGCCTCCGGCATCGCCGACCGCATCGCCGAACGCTGGGCCTTCGAGCCCGTCGACCGCGCCCAGCCCAGCGACGTCGCCGAGCGTTTCCGCTATCTGGACGACGGCGTCGAGTTCGGCGTCATCCCCTCGATCAGCCGCCCCTTCTGCGGCGACTGCGCCAGAGCCCGCCTGTCATCCGACGGCCGTCTCTATACCTGCCTCTTCGCCGACACCGGTCCGTCGCTCCGCGACCGCCTCCGCGCCGGCGCCACGGACGAGGAACTGCTCGCCTTCCTGGCGCAGCACTGGCGTCAACGCGAGGACCGCTACTCCGAAGTCCGCGCCGAACGCCTCCGCGCCGGCCTCCAGCCGATCGCGGAACGCGTCGAGATGTTCCGCATCGGCGGCTGA
- a CDS encoding isopentenyl phosphate kinase, whose product MSAAAAANASEGRLDVTLVKLGGSLITDKTKPRTVAKEHLRRLATEITAGWSGGGLVIGHGSGSFGHPEARAAGLGGGAGGRRLGSAADRMGIARTQAAAQELHRQVVFHLIAAGVPAYSQLPSAFLVADDGEPDGPPPEPLAAALRLGLVPVTMGDVVVDRARAASIASTETVFEFLAGALVPLGIDVRRAVWLGATAGVLDDAGRLVPRIDAENIGTASEAAGSSPAVDVTGGMEHRLATAWRLAQRGVESLIIDGRRPGLLESVLRCPGGEAESAGTLVRPSGVEDARE is encoded by the coding sequence TTGAGTGCGGCCGCCGCCGCGAACGCCTCGGAAGGGCGGCTGGACGTCACCCTGGTCAAGCTCGGCGGCAGCCTGATCACGGACAAGACGAAACCGCGCACCGTCGCGAAGGAACACCTGCGGCGGCTGGCGACGGAGATCACGGCCGGGTGGTCGGGGGGCGGCCTCGTGATCGGTCACGGCAGCGGTTCCTTCGGACACCCGGAGGCCCGCGCCGCCGGCCTGGGGGGAGGCGCCGGCGGCCGGCGGCTGGGCTCGGCGGCGGACCGGATGGGCATCGCGCGCACGCAGGCCGCGGCCCAGGAACTCCACCGCCAGGTCGTTTTCCACCTGATCGCGGCTGGCGTGCCGGCGTACTCGCAGTTGCCGTCCGCGTTCCTCGTGGCGGACGACGGAGAGCCCGACGGTCCGCCGCCCGAACCGCTGGCTGCAGCGCTACGACTCGGCCTGGTCCCGGTCACGATGGGCGACGTCGTCGTCGACCGGGCGCGCGCGGCCTCGATCGCGTCGACGGAGACGGTGTTCGAGTTCCTTGCCGGCGCCCTCGTTCCGCTCGGCATCGACGTGCGGCGGGCGGTGTGGCTCGGCGCCACGGCCGGCGTCCTGGACGACGCCGGGCGGCTCGTTCCCCGCATCGACGCGGAGAACATCGGGACAGCGTCCGAGGCCGCCGGAAGTTCACCGGCGGTCGATGTCACCGGCGGCATGGAGCACCGCCTGGCGACCGCCTGGAGGCTGGCTCAGCGCGGCGTCGAATCGCTCATCATCGACGGGCGCCGGCCCGGTCTCCTCGAGTCGGTGCTCCGGTGCCCGGGCGGCGAGGCGGAGAGCGCCGGTACACTCGTGAGACCGAGCGGGGTGGAAGATGCGCGCGAGTAG
- a CDS encoding hydroxymethylglutaryl-CoA reductase has protein sequence MADRLDSGSELAPELEAAAAEIAGSERGFHRPPPGLDAAGQAAVRRRALDLATRSGPLTAIGSYALDGERASTQNCENFIGAAQVPMGVAGPVHVRGSEIDGTVCVPMATTEGALLASVNRGCRAITAAGGATVFVEDVGMTRAPVFRTTGIEDTRRLLGWLEANEERIRAKAHETSRFLELRDIRPSVVGSTVFLRFRFATGDAMGMNMVTIACDRVVSELIEPETGAQCVALSGNYCVDKKPSAVNYQLGRGKRIHAEVVLDETTVRKVLKSEAKALQDVAYRKNLLGSVAAGALAFNAQFANVLAAVFVACGQDLAHVVEGAMGVASFEAREDGSVYASVYMPDCPLAAIGGGTGLDTQREALEVMGVRPDAKRPGAAVRRLAEIVGAVVLAGELSLTAAFTSRDLARAHERLGRSSAASAG, from the coding sequence ATGGCTGATCGGCTGGATTCCGGCTCCGAACTGGCCCCCGAACTCGAGGCCGCGGCGGCCGAGATCGCCGGCTCCGAGCGCGGCTTCCACCGGCCGCCGCCCGGCCTCGACGCCGCGGGACAGGCAGCCGTGCGCCGCCGGGCCCTGGACCTGGCCACCCGCAGCGGCCCGCTCACGGCGATCGGCAGCTACGCCCTGGACGGCGAACGGGCGTCCACCCAGAACTGCGAGAACTTCATCGGCGCCGCCCAGGTGCCGATGGGCGTCGCCGGGCCGGTTCACGTCCGCGGGAGCGAGATCGACGGCACCGTCTGCGTGCCGATGGCGACCACCGAGGGAGCGCTGCTCGCCAGCGTGAACCGCGGGTGTCGCGCGATCACGGCCGCGGGCGGCGCCACCGTCTTCGTCGAGGACGTGGGCATGACGCGGGCCCCCGTCTTTCGCACGACGGGGATCGAGGACACCCGGCGACTGCTCGGGTGGCTGGAAGCCAACGAGGAGAGGATCCGCGCCAAGGCTCACGAGACCAGCCGCTTCCTGGAACTTCGGGACATTCGACCGTCGGTGGTCGGAAGCACCGTGTTTCTGCGCTTCCGCTTCGCCACCGGCGACGCGATGGGCATGAACATGGTGACGATCGCTTGCGACCGCGTCGTGTCCGAGTTGATCGAGCCGGAAACCGGTGCCCAGTGCGTGGCGCTGTCGGGGAACTACTGCGTCGACAAGAAACCCTCCGCGGTCAACTACCAGCTCGGTCGCGGCAAGCGGATTCACGCCGAGGTCGTGCTCGACGAGACGACCGTGCGCAAGGTCCTCAAGTCGGAGGCGAAGGCGCTCCAGGACGTGGCCTACCGCAAGAACCTGCTGGGCTCCGTCGCGGCCGGCGCGCTCGCCTTCAACGCCCAGTTCGCGAACGTGCTGGCGGCGGTCTTCGTCGCCTGCGGCCAGGATCTCGCCCACGTCGTGGAAGGCGCGATGGGTGTCGCCTCGTTCGAGGCCAGGGAGGACGGTTCAGTCTACGCGTCCGTCTACATGCCGGATTGCCCGCTGGCCGCGATCGGCGGCGGCACCGGTCTAGACACCCAGCGCGAGGCGCTCGAGGTGATGGGCGTGCGGCCCGACGCGAAGCGGCCGGGCGCCGCGGTGCGCCGGCTGGCCGAGATCGTCGGCGCCGTCGTCCTGGCAGGCGAGCTCTCCTTGACCGCGGCGTTCACGTCGCGCGACCTGGCGCGGGCCCACGAGCGGCTGGGCCGCTCCAGCGCCGCAAGCGCGGGTTGA
- a CDS encoding Gfo/Idh/MocA family oxidoreductase produces the protein MTTTRRSFLHGVGGLGAAATGLGAAGAAFARPARGKAVAPSDRIRVGAIGVRGMGSSNMGSMLDIDGVECAALCDVDGNVLGERVKSFEELTDSKPDAYSDYRKLLEDEEIDAVIIATPDHWHCKIMVDACEAGKDVYVEKPMANSIEEVRIMQQAARAYGRVVQVGQWQRSGKHWQDAMEYLWSGELGQVRTAKAWAYMGWDAPVHVPDSKPPKGVDYDMWLGPAPKRPFNENRFHWNFRWYWDYAGGLMTDWGVHLIDMVLMGMKATAPKSVMSLGGPFGYPDAPIETPDTQQAVYEFDDFTMIWEHALGIALGPHQRGHGVSFVGNKGTLVIDRSGWEVLPEVGREDGRRFYKTPAIPDRTASRSQRGLAQHTEDFIECMKTREQPRCNADVGALVAVNAHLGNIAFRTGRRVYWDQEAGRFEGDDEANAMLLAEYHNGWQLPRVTGGEASAG, from the coding sequence ATGACGACGACCAGGCGTTCCTTTCTTCATGGCGTGGGCGGTCTCGGAGCAGCCGCTACCGGGCTCGGCGCGGCGGGCGCGGCGTTCGCGCGGCCGGCGCGCGGCAAGGCGGTGGCTCCGAGCGACCGCATCCGGGTCGGCGCGATCGGCGTGAGGGGCATGGGTTCGAGCAACATGGGCTCGATGCTCGACATCGACGGGGTCGAGTGCGCGGCGCTCTGCGACGTGGATGGCAACGTTCTCGGGGAGCGGGTCAAGTCCTTCGAGGAGCTGACCGACAGCAAGCCGGACGCCTACAGCGACTACCGCAAGCTGCTCGAGGACGAAGAGATCGACGCGGTGATCATCGCGACACCGGACCACTGGCACTGCAAGATCATGGTGGACGCCTGCGAGGCGGGGAAGGACGTCTACGTCGAGAAGCCGATGGCGAACTCGATCGAGGAGGTCCGCATCATGCAGCAGGCGGCCAGGGCCTACGGCCGGGTGGTCCAGGTCGGTCAGTGGCAGCGCTCGGGCAAGCACTGGCAGGACGCGATGGAGTACCTCTGGTCCGGCGAACTCGGACAGGTGCGCACCGCCAAGGCCTGGGCCTACATGGGATGGGATGCGCCAGTGCACGTGCCGGACTCGAAGCCGCCCAAGGGCGTCGACTACGACATGTGGCTCGGCCCGGCCCCCAAGCGGCCCTTCAACGAGAACCGCTTCCACTGGAACTTCCGCTGGTACTGGGACTACGCCGGCGGCCTGATGACGGATTGGGGCGTGCACCTGATCGACATGGTGCTGATGGGCATGAAGGCGACCGCGCCGAAGTCCGTCATGTCGCTGGGCGGTCCGTTCGGCTATCCGGACGCCCCGATCGAAACCCCGGACACCCAGCAGGCGGTCTACGAGTTCGACGATTTCACGATGATCTGGGAGCACGCCCTGGGGATAGCGCTCGGTCCGCACCAGCGCGGGCACGGCGTGTCGTTCGTCGGCAACAAGGGCACCCTCGTCATCGACCGCAGCGGCTGGGAAGTGCTGCCCGAAGTCGGCCGCGAGGACGGCAGGAGGTTCTACAAGACGCCCGCCATTCCCGACCGGACCGCCTCGCGGAGCCAGCGGGGTCTCGCCCAGCACACCGAGGACTTCATCGAGTGCATGAAGACGAGGGAGCAGCCGCGCTGCAACGCGGACGTCGGCGCTCTCGTCGCCGTGAACGCGCACCTCGGGAACATCGCGTTCCGCACCGGCCGGCGGGTCTACTGGGACCAGGAGGCGGGACGCTTCGAAGGCGACGACGAGGCGAACGCGATGCTCCTGGCCGAGTACCACAATGGCTGGCAGCTTCCCAGGGTGACGGGCGGCGAGGCGTCGGCCGGCTGA
- a CDS encoding GNAT family N-acetyltransferase yields the protein MYETRALDETTWPEFAQLVEANNGVWGGCWCLWYHGKEASEDRTLAQKREAKERLVREGRAHASLVFEGEDCVGWCQFGSPEELPRIHNQRAYQKTDPVLPDWRITCFFSGKGHRGNGVASVALKGAIGQIRTLGGGRVEAYPENTEGRKASPAFLFNGSLSMFERRGFKRSRQIGKHKWVVTRTIK from the coding sequence ATGTATGAAACCAGGGCGCTCGACGAGACGACCTGGCCGGAGTTCGCGCAGCTCGTCGAGGCGAACAACGGTGTCTGGGGCGGGTGCTGGTGTCTTTGGTATCACGGAAAGGAAGCCAGCGAGGACAGAACTCTCGCTCAGAAACGCGAGGCGAAGGAACGCCTCGTTCGTGAAGGCCGGGCGCATGCCTCGCTTGTCTTCGAGGGCGAGGACTGCGTGGGCTGGTGTCAGTTTGGATCGCCGGAGGAGCTTCCGCGGATCCACAATCAGCGCGCCTATCAGAAGACCGATCCGGTCTTGCCCGACTGGCGGATTACCTGCTTCTTTTCCGGCAAGGGACATCGCGGCAACGGCGTCGCTTCAGTCGCATTGAAGGGCGCCATCGGGCAGATCAGGACGCTGGGCGGCGGGCGGGTCGAGGCGTACCCGGAGAACACTGAAGGCAGAAAAGCGTCACCTGCATTCCTCTTCAACGGTTCGCTGTCCATGTTCGAACGGCGTGGTTTCAAGCGATCGCGGCAGATCGGGAAGCACAAGTGGGTGGTGACGCGCACGATCAAGTAA
- the fni gene encoding type 2 isopentenyl-diphosphate Delta-isomerase, with product MSTRPLLAAAEGERDRKAEHIRLALDRRMQVERSYFDDYRFEHRALPEIDFGDVRIGGGFLGRQLEAPLLISCMTGGTGAAEQINRRLAEAAEAGRVALGVGSQRKAIDDPETAASFRVREFAPNVPILANLGAVQLNYGYGIDECRVAVDMVEADALVLHLNALQEALQPEGQLNFRGLLPKIARVVEALDVPVVVKEIGCGISGAVGRELANVGVRILDTAGVGGTSWARIEAARADEVALGERFADWGLPTPESIRQLAAVPGVQVIGSGGIRSGVDAAKALALGADIAGMAFPFLEAANRSTAAVVDRIARTAFELRTCMFCTGAADPAALRRVPLLKETGDG from the coding sequence GTGAGTACTCGTCCGCTGCTGGCAGCGGCCGAGGGGGAGCGGGACCGCAAGGCGGAGCACATCCGGCTGGCGCTGGATCGGCGCATGCAGGTGGAGCGCAGCTACTTCGACGACTACCGGTTCGAGCACAGGGCACTGCCGGAGATCGATTTCGGCGATGTGCGGATCGGCGGCGGCTTCCTGGGGCGGCAGCTCGAGGCGCCGCTGCTCATCTCCTGCATGACGGGGGGGACCGGCGCCGCGGAGCAGATCAACCGCCGGCTGGCCGAGGCGGCCGAGGCGGGAAGAGTCGCTCTCGGAGTCGGTTCGCAGCGCAAGGCGATCGACGATCCGGAGACGGCGGCGAGCTTCCGGGTGCGGGAGTTCGCTCCCAACGTGCCGATCCTCGCCAACCTGGGCGCGGTGCAACTGAACTACGGCTACGGTATCGACGAGTGCCGGGTGGCGGTCGACATGGTCGAGGCGGATGCCCTGGTGCTGCACCTCAACGCCCTGCAGGAGGCGCTGCAACCCGAAGGCCAACTGAACTTCCGGGGACTGTTGCCGAAGATCGCGCGCGTCGTCGAGGCGCTGGACGTGCCGGTCGTGGTCAAGGAGATCGGCTGCGGCATCTCCGGCGCGGTGGGCCGCGAGCTCGCCAACGTCGGTGTCCGCATCCTGGACACAGCCGGTGTCGGCGGCACGAGCTGGGCGCGGATCGAGGCGGCTCGGGCCGACGAGGTGGCGCTCGGCGAACGTTTCGCCGACTGGGGGCTGCCGACGCCGGAGTCGATCCGGCAGTTGGCGGCGGTTCCCGGCGTCCAGGTGATCGGCAGCGGGGGCATCCGCTCCGGCGTCGACGCGGCGAAGGCGCTGGCCCTCGGCGCCGACATCGCCGGTATGGCGTTCCCCTTCCTCGAAGCGGCCAACAGATCGACCGCCGCCGTGGTCGATCGGATCGCCCGAACCGCCTTCGAACTGCGCACCTGCATGTTTTGCACTGGCGCCGCCGACCCGGCGGCGCTGCGCCGCGTGCCACTCCTGAAGGAGACAGGTGATGGCTGA
- a CDS encoding MBL fold metallo-hydrolase: MGQLEDRRLGAATILFGIGGGKYPDNNALLIEGAGSTMLVDPSLGVRARGRSALPAVDLVLLSHCHEDHTAALPLFRDAPVYVHEEDLPGLLDFDGFLSIFGVEPERHEEYGHFLKTTFFYEPRPDAVPFRDGDLFELGGGVSVRVIHTPGHTRGHCALLIEPDGVLFLGDIDLTGFGPYYGDAWSDLEAFERSLELVRDIEARHYVTGHHIGLLADREAFLARLDRYVERIADRERRLLEYLAEPRTMDDIVAHRFVYRPRDQGDGIPKAERWSMQLHLDRLQRAGHVECEGPTYRALT; this comes from the coding sequence GTGGGTCAACTCGAAGACCGCCGGCTCGGCGCCGCGACCATTCTGTTCGGCATCGGCGGCGGGAAGTACCCCGACAACAACGCCCTGCTGATCGAGGGCGCCGGGTCGACGATGCTGGTCGACCCGTCGCTCGGCGTCCGGGCCCGCGGCCGGAGCGCCCTGCCCGCCGTCGACCTCGTGCTGCTCAGCCACTGTCACGAGGACCACACGGCCGCGCTGCCCCTGTTTCGGGACGCGCCCGTGTACGTCCACGAGGAGGATCTGCCCGGCCTGCTCGACTTCGACGGCTTTCTGAGCATCTTCGGCGTCGAGCCAGAGCGCCATGAGGAGTACGGCCACTTCCTGAAGACGACGTTCTTCTATGAACCCCGGCCCGACGCCGTGCCTTTCCGGGACGGCGACCTGTTCGAGCTCGGCGGCGGGGTGTCGGTGCGGGTGATCCACACGCCCGGTCATACCCGCGGCCACTGCGCACTGCTGATCGAACCAGACGGCGTCCTGTTCCTGGGCGACATCGACCTGACCGGATTCGGCCCGTACTACGGCGACGCCTGGTCCGACCTGGAAGCGTTCGAACGTTCGCTCGAGCTGGTGCGCGATATCGAGGCCAGGCACTACGTCACCGGCCACCACATCGGCCTGCTCGCCGACCGGGAGGCGTTCCTCGCTCGCCTGGACCGCTACGTCGAGCGCATCGCCGACCGCGAACGGCGCCTGCTCGAGTACCTGGCGGAACCGCGAACGATGGACGACATCGTCGCCCACCGCTTCGTGTACCGGCCGCGCGACCAGGGGGACGGCATTCCGAAGGCGGAACGGTGGAGCATGCAGTTGCATCTGGATCGTCTCCAGCGAGCCGGCCACGTCGAGTGCGAAGGCCCGACCTACCGCGCCCTCACCTGA
- a CDS encoding metal-dependent transcriptional regulator encodes MRASSTVEDYLKCIFLAEHEALLEGAQLVPMGRIAARLKVAPASVTAMMKTLADSGLVSYEPYSGVRLLPAGRKLATHVLRRHRLIELFLVNVMGFDWSEVHSEAELLEHSVSGRMIERIDEMLGHPSVDPHGDPIPSADGHIELVDHPSLLKCALNQVVEVVRVTDQNAEFLRFAEREGLAPGSQVEVAARDETAGSVAVVSGAREFSLGFPAASKVLVRAAN; translated from the coding sequence ATGCGCGCGAGTAGCACCGTCGAGGACTACCTGAAGTGCATCTTCCTGGCGGAGCACGAGGCCCTGCTGGAGGGCGCGCAGCTCGTGCCGATGGGCCGGATCGCGGCGCGGCTCAAGGTGGCGCCCGCCTCGGTCACTGCGATGATGAAGACCCTGGCCGACTCCGGACTGGTCTCCTACGAACCGTACAGCGGCGTCCGGCTCCTTCCGGCGGGTCGCAAGCTGGCGACCCACGTGCTCAGGCGGCATCGGCTGATCGAGCTCTTCCTGGTCAACGTGATGGGCTTCGACTGGAGTGAGGTCCACTCGGAGGCCGAACTGCTCGAGCACTCCGTCTCCGGGCGGATGATCGAACGGATCGACGAGATGCTCGGCCATCCCTCGGTGGATCCCCACGGCGATCCGATTCCGAGCGCGGACGGTCACATCGAACTCGTGGATCATCCGAGTCTCCTGAAGTGCGCCCTGAACCAGGTCGTCGAGGTGGTCCGGGTGACGGACCAGAACGCCGAGTTCCTGCGTTTCGCGGAGCGCGAAGGGCTGGCGCCGGGCAGCCAGGTCGAGGTGGCGGCGCGGGACGAGACTGCCGGCAGCGTCGCGGTGGTCTCGGGCGCGCGTGAGTTCAGCCTGGGCTTCCCGGCCGCGTCGAAGGTGCTCGTCCGGGCGGCGAACTAA